From the genome of Callithrix jacchus isolate 240 chromosome 7, calJac240_pri, whole genome shotgun sequence, one region includes:
- the ATP5PB gene encoding ATP synthase peripheral stalk subunit b, mitochondrial produces the protein MLSRVVLSAAATAAPSLKNAAFLGPGVLQATRTFHTEQPHLAPVPPLPEYGGKVRHGLIPEEFFQYLYPKTGVTGPYVLGTGLILYALSKEIYVITGETITGLAVIGLYIFGVKKFGPSVAAFADKLNEQKLAQLEEAKQASIKQIQDAVDMEKAQQALVQKRHYLFDVQRNNIALALEVTYRERLHRVYKEVKNRLDYHISVQNMMRRKEQEHMINWVEKHVVQSISAQQEKETIAKCIADLKLLAKKAQAQPVM, from the exons ATGCTGTCCCGAGTGGTACTTTCTGCTGCCGCCACAGCGG CCCCCTCTCTGAAGAATGCAGCCTTCCTAGGTCCAGG GGTATTGCAAGCAACAAGGACCTTTCACACAGAGCAGCCACACCTTGCCCCTGTACCACCTCTTCCTGAATATGGAGGAAAAGTTCGTCATGGACTGATCCCTGAGGAATTCTTTCAGTATCTTTATCCTAAAACTGGTGTAACAG GACCCTATGTGCTTGGAACTGGGCTTATCTTGTATGCCTTATCCAAAGAAATATATGTGATTACTGGAGAGACCATCACTGGCCTAGCAGTAATAGGGTTATATATCTTTGGAGTTAAAAAGTTTGGTCCTTCTGTTGCAGCATTTGCTGATAAACTCAATGAG CAAAAACTTGCCCAACTGGAAGAGGCAAAGCAGGCTTCTATCAAACAAATCCAGGATGCAGTTGATATGGAGAAGGCACAGCAGGCACTGGTTCAGAAGCGCCACTACCTTTTTGATGTGCAGAGG AATAACATTGCTCTGGCTTTGGAGGTTACTTACCGGGAACGACTGCATAGGGTATATAAGGAAGTAAAGAATCGCCTGGACTATCACATATCTGTGCAGAACATGATGCGTCGAAAGGAACAAGAGCACATGATAAATTGGGTGGAGAAGCACGTGGTGCAGAGCATCTCTGCACAGCAG GAAAAGGAGACAATTGCCAAGTGCATTGCTGACCTAAAGCTGCTGGCAAAGAAGGCTCAAGCACAGCCAGTTATGTAA